One Rhodoferax ferrireducens T118 DNA segment encodes these proteins:
- a CDS encoding ABC transporter substrate-binding protein, with translation MKKLLLAIAIGSLCAVSFAQGKDLKVAIDPTYEPFTFKTADGKPTGFDVDIANALCEQVKRKCVFVEQVWDSMIPGLQAKKYDVIISSMSITADRLKVIDFTNKYYNTPSRIVVKKDVKFDGPASLKGKKLGVLKGSTQEKYAMGELKTVGVEVVPYEAQDQVYLDIKSGRLDGTVADFVEVTGGFLSKPEGKDYNLVGPELYTEKYFGTGVGIGLRKGETALKNELNAAIKTIRANGTYKKINDKYFKFDVYGK, from the coding sequence ATGAAAAAACTCCTCCTGGCTATCGCCATTGGATCGCTCTGCGCTGTCTCGTTTGCCCAAGGCAAAGACCTCAAGGTCGCCATCGACCCGACTTACGAGCCCTTCACGTTCAAGACCGCCGACGGCAAGCCGACCGGCTTCGACGTCGACATCGCCAATGCGCTGTGCGAGCAGGTCAAGCGCAAATGTGTGTTCGTCGAGCAAGTCTGGGACAGCATGATTCCGGGCCTGCAGGCCAAGAAATACGATGTCATCATCAGCTCGATGTCGATCACCGCTGACCGGCTCAAGGTGATTGATTTCACCAACAAGTACTACAACACACCGAGCCGCATCGTGGTGAAGAAAGACGTCAAGTTCGATGGCCCGGCTTCGCTCAAGGGCAAAAAGCTCGGCGTTCTCAAGGGCAGCACGCAAGAAAAATACGCCATGGGCGAACTCAAGACCGTGGGTGTGGAAGTGGTCCCCTACGAAGCGCAGGACCAGGTTTACCTGGACATCAAGTCCGGTCGTCTGGACGGCACCGTGGCCGACTTTGTGGAAGTCACCGGTGGCTTCCTGAGCAAGCCCGAAGGGAAAGACTACAACCTGGTCGGCCCAGAGCTCTACACTGAAAAATACTTTGGTACTGGCGTCGGCATCGGCCTGCGCAAGGGTGAAACAGCGCTCAAAAACGAATTGAATGCCGCCATCAAGACGATCCGTGCCAATGGCACTTACAAGAAAATCAACGACAAATACTTCAAGTTTGACGTTTACGGCAAGTAA
- a CDS encoding ABC transporter permease, producing MSSSYYSSILYGAVLTVGVSLAALLVAIILGLAGAGAKLSGRPILVALATLYTTIIRGIPELVLMLLVFYGGTIGLNNLFEAMGSETTVDINPFFAGVLTIGFIYGAYMTETFRGAILAIPKGQAEAAWAFGMGRTQTFMRITAPQMVRYALPGFTNNWLVLIKATALVSLIGLQEMTYLAKQASAATRSPFAYFLFTAALFLIYTTVSLMVLRRLNARYSLGTKRVQL from the coding sequence ATGAGTTCCTCCTACTACTCCTCCATCTTGTATGGTGCTGTACTCACGGTGGGTGTGTCCCTTGCAGCCCTGCTGGTAGCGATTATTTTGGGCCTGGCAGGCGCGGGCGCCAAACTCTCGGGGCGTCCCATTCTGGTGGCGCTGGCCACGCTCTATACCACCATCATCCGGGGTATCCCGGAGCTGGTGCTGATGCTGCTGGTGTTTTATGGCGGCACCATCGGCCTGAACAATTTGTTTGAGGCCATGGGCAGCGAAACCACGGTGGACATCAACCCGTTTTTTGCCGGTGTGCTGACCATCGGCTTCATCTACGGCGCCTACATGACCGAGACTTTTCGAGGCGCCATTCTGGCCATTCCCAAAGGCCAGGCAGAAGCCGCCTGGGCTTTTGGCATGGGCCGCACGCAAACCTTCATGCGCATCACCGCGCCGCAAATGGTGCGCTACGCACTGCCCGGCTTCACCAATAACTGGCTGGTGCTGATCAAGGCCACCGCCTTGGTGAGTTTGATTGGCTTGCAGGAAATGACCTATCTGGCCAAGCAGGCCAGCGCGGCCACGCGCTCACCGTTTGCCTACTTTTTATTCACCGCCGCACTGTTTTTGATCTACACCACGGTGTCGCTCATGGTGCTGCGCCGACTCAACGCCCGCTACAGCCTGGGTACCAAACGAGTGCAGCTGTAA
- a CDS encoding ABC transporter permease, protein MNFAVIFEPQNLALYGTGLLTTLALLFSSLAVGAVLALLCALALTGPWAPLRWVVGAYTYVMRGTPLLIQVYLIYYGLGQLEWIQARWDTVWPWTHFKEPFFCALLAFSLNTAGYTAEMLAGAIRETAAGEIEAAQAYGMSRFKVMLHIVLPSAMRRTLPAYSNEVVMMLQATSLASAVPAMLDVTAAASRIYSDYYLPFEAYLAAAAIYLVASFCLIGFFRFSEGRLLAYLAPRKL, encoded by the coding sequence ATGAATTTCGCCGTCATCTTCGAGCCGCAAAACCTGGCGCTCTATGGCACCGGCCTCCTGACCACCTTGGCCCTGCTGTTTTCGTCACTGGCGGTGGGCGCCGTGCTGGCGCTGCTGTGTGCGCTGGCCCTGACCGGCCCGTGGGCGCCGCTGCGCTGGGTGGTGGGCGCCTATACCTATGTGATGCGGGGCACGCCGCTCTTGATTCAGGTCTACCTGATCTATTACGGCCTGGGTCAACTGGAGTGGATTCAGGCACGCTGGGACACGGTGTGGCCGTGGACGCATTTCAAGGAACCTTTTTTTTGCGCCTTGCTGGCCTTCAGTCTGAACACCGCGGGTTACACCGCCGAGATGCTGGCCGGCGCCATCCGGGAGACGGCCGCGGGCGAGATTGAAGCCGCGCAGGCTTATGGCATGAGCCGCTTCAAGGTGATGCTGCACATTGTGCTGCCCAGCGCCATGCGGCGCACGCTGCCGGCTTACAGCAACGAGGTGGTGATGATGCTGCAAGCCACCAGCCTGGCCAGCGCGGTGCCCGCCATGCTGGACGTGACAGCGGCGGCGAGTCGCATCTACTCGGACTACTACCTGCCGTTCGAAGCCTATCTGGCCGCTGCGGCGATCTACCTCGTCGCCTCTTTTTGCCTGATCGGTTTCTTCAGGTTCAGCGAAGGGCGTCTGCTGGCTTATCTGGCCCCGCGCAAACTGTAG
- a CDS encoding sensor domain-containing diguanylate cyclase, translated as MKHAIHWNLWSPFIRNALLMAGLISAGLAVWSHYGWMALGGLAALALIVWQGTRLFMTRRRLTEQYRLVLLQKKRLRESEFRWKFAIEGSGDGLWDWNVADGSVYFSAQYKQMLGLTVDEMDQRLQEWETRVHPDDKAGSLMALQSHLDGQSPVYAAQYRMRCKDGSYKWILDRGMVVSRSDAGKPLRMIGIHTDITVHKQAEEKLQLAASVFTHALEGIMITDAQGLIIDVNQSFSRITGYERDEVLGRNPHLLSSGRQSQAFYAAMWRDLQEEGCWYGEVWNRRKSGEVYAHLQNISAVRDAQGQTRQYVSLFSDNTALKAHQQQLQHLAHFDALTDLPNRLLLADRLHQGMVQVQRRGQMLALAFVDLDGFKLINDSHGHEAGDHLLMTVATRMKQALREGDTLARLGGDEFVAVMFDLADEAACKPMLHRLLAAIAQPAQFGGHTLQVSGSLGVTFYPQVQELDADQLLRQADQAMYQAKLAGKNRYRFFGVE; from the coding sequence ATGAAGCACGCGATTCACTGGAATCTTTGGAGTCCCTTCATCCGCAACGCTTTGTTGATGGCCGGCCTGATCAGTGCCGGTCTGGCGGTCTGGTCCCACTATGGGTGGATGGCGCTGGGTGGTCTGGCGGCCCTGGCCCTGATCGTGTGGCAAGGCACACGCTTATTCATGACGCGGCGCAGGCTGACGGAACAGTATCGTTTGGTGCTGTTGCAAAAGAAACGGCTCAGAGAAAGTGAATTCCGCTGGAAATTTGCCATTGAAGGCTCGGGGGACGGCCTGTGGGACTGGAACGTGGCCGACGGGAGCGTCTACTTCAGCGCGCAATACAAACAAATGCTCGGTCTGACGGTTGATGAGATGGATCAACGCTTGCAGGAGTGGGAGACGCGCGTTCACCCAGATGACAAGGCCGGGAGCCTGATGGCGCTGCAATCCCACCTTGACGGACAGAGCCCGGTGTATGCCGCCCAATACCGCATGCGCTGCAAGGACGGCAGCTACAAGTGGATTCTCGACCGTGGCATGGTGGTCAGCCGCAGTGATGCGGGCAAACCCTTGCGCATGATTGGCATCCATACCGACATCACCGTGCACAAGCAAGCAGAGGAAAAACTTCAACTCGCCGCCAGCGTTTTCACCCATGCACTCGAAGGCATCATGATCACCGATGCGCAGGGTCTGATCATCGACGTGAACCAGTCTTTCAGTCGCATCACCGGCTACGAGCGTGACGAGGTGTTGGGCCGCAACCCGCATCTTTTGAGCTCCGGTCGGCAGAGCCAGGCCTTTTACGCCGCCATGTGGCGTGATCTGCAGGAAGAGGGGTGCTGGTATGGTGAAGTCTGGAACCGGCGCAAAAGTGGCGAGGTCTATGCCCATCTGCAAAACATCAGCGCGGTGCGCGATGCCCAGGGCCAGACCCGGCAGTACGTCTCGCTGTTTTCCGACAACACCGCGCTCAAGGCGCACCAGCAGCAACTCCAGCACCTGGCCCACTTTGATGCACTGACCGACCTGCCCAACCGCCTGTTGCTGGCCGATCGCCTGCACCAGGGCATGGTGCAGGTGCAGCGGCGCGGACAAATGCTGGCGCTGGCTTTTGTTGACCTGGACGGTTTCAAGCTGATCAACGACAGCCATGGACATGAAGCGGGCGACCACCTGCTGATGACGGTGGCGACCCGCATGAAGCAAGCCCTGCGCGAAGGGGACACCCTGGCCCGCTTGGGCGGCGACGAGTTTGTCGCCGTGATGTTCGATCTGGCAGACGAGGCGGCCTGCAAGCCGATGCTGCACCGCCTGCTGGCCGCCATCGCCCAGCCGGCGCAATTTGGGGGGCACACGCTGCAGGTTTCAGGCAGTCTGGGCGTGACCTTCTATCCGCAGGTGCAGGAACTGGACGCCGATCAGTTGCTGCGCCAGGCCGATCAGGCCATGTACCAGGCCAAGCTGGCAGGCAAGAACCGCTACCGGTTCTTCGGGGTCGAATAA
- a CDS encoding succinylglutamate desuccinylase/aspartoacylase family protein: MLRFDHPLLSNSLGSQKTLTSFHFGQPGSGLKVYIQASLHAEELPGMLVAHHLRALLDTAEAAGQIQGEIILVPVANPLGLAQRVDHKPMGRFDLATSENFNRHYPDLASAVGPLVRDALGDDPQANVSLVRQALGKYLDNWLPDTELQSLRHRLLTLAHDADFVLDLHCDCEGVLHFYTEEACWPQLEPLARFLGSEAILLAKNSGSGPFDECLSGAWWRLADIFAGLSRNLPLPQGCCSTTIELRGELDVSHALAQQDARALVDWLKHIRLLACHEAPDVPAFKCQPTPLAGSETLKAPAPGLVVFAAEVGQTLRVGDLVAQVIDPIANQTHRVLAGVDGVFYARIRDRYIMTGGELGKIAGATPFRTGELLGA; this comes from the coding sequence ATGCTTCGCTTCGATCATCCCCTGCTGTCCAACAGTCTGGGCAGCCAAAAGACCCTGACCAGCTTTCATTTCGGCCAACCCGGCAGCGGCCTCAAGGTCTACATCCAGGCCAGCCTGCACGCCGAAGAATTGCCGGGCATGCTGGTGGCGCACCACCTGCGCGCCTTGCTGGACACGGCGGAAGCCGCGGGTCAGATTCAAGGCGAAATCATTTTGGTGCCTGTGGCCAATCCATTGGGGCTGGCGCAGCGGGTGGATCACAAGCCGATGGGCCGCTTTGATCTCGCTACCTCGGAAAACTTCAACCGCCATTATCCGGACCTGGCCAGCGCCGTCGGGCCGCTGGTACGCGATGCGCTGGGCGACGACCCGCAGGCCAACGTTAGCCTGGTGCGCCAGGCCCTGGGCAAGTACCTGGACAACTGGCTGCCCGACACCGAACTGCAGAGCCTGCGCCACCGCTTGCTGACGCTGGCGCATGACGCCGACTTTGTGCTGGACCTGCACTGCGACTGTGAAGGCGTGCTGCATTTCTACACCGAAGAGGCCTGCTGGCCGCAGTTGGAGCCGCTGGCGCGCTTTCTGGGCAGCGAGGCCATACTGCTGGCCAAGAATTCAGGCAGCGGGCCATTTGACGAATGCCTCTCGGGCGCGTGGTGGCGGCTGGCTGATATTTTTGCCGGCCTGAGCCGCAACCTGCCGCTGCCGCAAGGCTGCTGCAGCACCACCATCGAGTTGCGCGGTGAGCTCGACGTGAGCCATGCCTTGGCACAACAGGATGCACGAGCCCTTGTTGACTGGCTCAAACACATCCGGCTATTGGCTTGCCATGAAGCCCCTGATGTGCCCGCCTTCAAGTGCCAACCCACGCCACTGGCCGGCTCCGAAACCCTGAAGGCACCGGCCCCGGGCCTGGTGGTGTTTGCAGCCGAAGTGGGCCAAACCCTGCGTGTTGGTGATCTGGTGGCGCAGGTGATCGACCCGATTGCCAACCAGACACATCGCGTGCTTGCCGGGGTGGACGGTGTTTTCTATGCCCGCATCCGTGATCGCTACATCATGACCGGCGGCGAACTGGGCAAGATTGCTGGCGCTACGCCGTTTAGAACCGGCGAGTTGCTGGGGGCCTGA